One genomic window of Candidatus Nitrospira inopinata includes the following:
- the trpC gene encoding indole-3-glycerol phosphate synthase TrpC, with product MILDRILEHKKAELRHKQSRSYLAELKAMIRDAPAPLGFAVALDATRTRQSPALIAEVKKASPSLGLLREEFADRFDHVAIAKAYFDHGASAVSVLTDKDFFQGDLRYLQDIKKAVPLPALNKEFMVGDVQFYEARAHGADAVLLIVAALERRQLVDYHALASGLGMDALFETHHERELDLVLEWVPDARLIGINNRDLKTFTTDLDVTFRLTKRIPSDKLIVSESGIHSRRDVLRLVEAGVHAMLVGESLIRAKRTGEKVRELLGVSTDDSQSA from the coding sequence GTGATTCTTGATCGCATCCTGGAACACAAAAAGGCCGAACTGCGGCACAAGCAGAGCCGGTCGTATCTGGCCGAGCTCAAAGCGATGATCCGGGACGCTCCGGCTCCGTTGGGATTTGCCGTGGCGCTCGATGCGACGAGAACCAGGCAAAGCCCCGCCTTGATCGCCGAGGTCAAAAAGGCGTCGCCCAGCCTGGGGTTGTTGCGGGAGGAGTTCGCCGACCGGTTCGACCACGTGGCCATCGCGAAGGCCTATTTCGACCATGGAGCGTCGGCGGTCTCGGTGTTGACGGACAAAGATTTCTTTCAAGGCGATCTCCGCTATCTTCAGGACATCAAGAAGGCCGTGCCGCTCCCCGCGCTCAACAAGGAATTCATGGTCGGCGACGTTCAGTTCTACGAGGCGCGGGCCCATGGGGCCGACGCGGTGCTCCTGATCGTCGCGGCGCTGGAGCGCCGGCAGTTGGTCGACTATCACGCCCTGGCCTCCGGACTTGGCATGGACGCGCTGTTTGAGACTCATCATGAGCGGGAACTGGATCTGGTGCTGGAATGGGTGCCGGACGCGAGATTGATCGGCATCAACAATCGCGACCTCAAGACCTTCACGACCGATCTGGACGTGACCTTCCGCCTGACCAAGCGAATCCCCTCAGACAAACTCATCGTCAGCGAAAGCGGGATTCATTCACGCCGGGACGTTCTGCGGTTGGTCGAAGCCGGCGTGCACGCCATGTTGGTCGGCGAGTCGCTCATCCGGGCGAAACGGACCGGTGAGAAGGTGCGCGAGCTGCTCGGTGTTTCGACCGACGATTCACAGTCGGCGTGA
- a CDS encoding phosphoribosylanthranilate isomerase produces the protein MVKVKICGITDGEDARVAVEAGVDALGFVMYRQSPRYVRPEAARAIVASLPPFVVPIGVFVNEEADLVRKLMDDCGFALAQLHGDETASYCEALGRPAVKAVRLKDRSSLLAVAEFHGRAGVRGFVIDAFSDQAYGGTGRTVDWTLAAEIARTAPILLAGGLTPDNVTDAVRSVRPYGVDVSSGVELRPGKKDPAKVKSFIDAVKLVP, from the coding sequence ATGGTGAAGGTCAAGATTTGCGGAATCACCGACGGTGAAGACGCGCGGGTGGCGGTGGAGGCCGGAGTCGACGCGCTGGGTTTCGTGATGTATCGACAAAGCCCTCGATACGTGAGGCCGGAGGCGGCACGGGCCATTGTCGCCTCGCTGCCGCCGTTCGTCGTGCCGATCGGCGTGTTCGTCAACGAGGAGGCCGACCTTGTCAGGAAACTGATGGACGACTGCGGATTCGCCCTGGCCCAACTGCACGGAGACGAGACCGCGTCCTACTGCGAGGCGCTTGGTCGTCCGGCCGTCAAAGCCGTTCGGTTGAAGGACCGGAGTTCGCTGCTGGCGGTGGCGGAATTCCACGGACGAGCAGGGGTGCGTGGGTTCGTCATCGACGCGTTTTCCGATCAGGCCTATGGCGGGACCGGTCGGACCGTCGATTGGACTTTGGCTGCTGAAATCGCCCGTACGGCGCCGATTCTCTTGGCGGGCGGACTGACGCCGGACAACGTGACCGACGCCGTTCGATCGGTACGGCCCTATGGGGTCGACGTCAGCAGCGGCGTGGAATTGCGGCCGGGGAAGAAAGACCCGGCCAAGGTGAAATCGTTCATCGACGCAGTGAAGCTTGTGCCGTAA
- the trpD gene encoding anthranilate phosphoribosyltransferase gives MIRDAIAKLADRNNLSAQETEAVMAEIMDGSATPAQIAAYLMGLRQKGETVEEIVGSVRAMRSRSVRIRVGAKIVVDTCGTGGDGAQTFNISTAAALVAAGAGITVAKHGNRSVSSKCGSADVLTELGVKIDLEPNHVADCIDEVGVGFLFAPLYHEAMKHCAGPRRDLGIRTILNLLGPLANPAGATHQVLGVYDAKWTDVLGRVLLDLGTQHCLVIHGMDGLDEMTLADRTKVSEGRAGVVSSSFIAPEEFGLRRVQRREFAGGAPADNARILRDILRGCKGPPREIVCLNAAAAMVVGGKAKTLQDGFRLAQQTIDSGAAAEKLERLISFTNKVGRS, from the coding sequence ATGATCAGAGACGCCATCGCCAAATTGGCCGACCGAAACAACCTGTCCGCGCAGGAAACGGAAGCGGTCATGGCTGAAATCATGGACGGGTCCGCGACTCCCGCGCAGATCGCCGCCTACCTCATGGGACTCAGGCAAAAGGGAGAAACGGTGGAGGAAATCGTCGGCTCGGTGAGGGCCATGCGTTCCCGCTCCGTTCGGATCAGGGTCGGCGCCAAGATCGTCGTCGATACCTGCGGCACGGGAGGGGACGGCGCTCAGACCTTCAATATCTCGACCGCCGCCGCGTTGGTGGCGGCCGGAGCGGGGATCACCGTGGCCAAGCACGGCAACCGGTCGGTGTCGTCCAAGTGCGGCAGCGCCGACGTGTTGACCGAGCTGGGTGTCAAGATCGATTTGGAGCCGAATCACGTGGCCGACTGTATCGACGAAGTGGGGGTGGGATTTCTGTTCGCGCCGCTTTACCACGAAGCGATGAAGCACTGCGCCGGGCCGAGACGCGACCTGGGAATCAGGACGATCTTAAACCTGCTGGGCCCGTTGGCGAATCCGGCCGGCGCCACCCATCAGGTGTTGGGCGTCTATGACGCAAAATGGACCGACGTCCTTGGGCGCGTCTTGCTGGACCTTGGCACCCAACATTGTCTGGTTATCCATGGAATGGACGGGTTGGACGAGATGACGTTGGCGGATCGGACGAAAGTGTCCGAAGGCAGGGCCGGCGTGGTGTCGAGCAGCTTTATCGCTCCGGAAGAGTTCGGCCTGCGGCGCGTGCAGCGAAGGGAATTTGCTGGGGGGGCGCCGGCCGACAACGCCCGTATTCTGCGGGACATTTTGCGAGGTTGTAAAGGACCGCCCAGGGAGATCGTCTGTCTGAACGCGGCGGCGGCCATGGTGGTCGGGGGCAAGGCGAAAACGTTGCAGGACGGCTTTCGACTGGCGCAACAGACGATCGACTCGGGCGCCGCCGCGGAAAAGTTGGAGCGGCTGATTTCGTTTACGAACAAAGTCGGACGATCGTGA
- a CDS encoding anthranilate synthase component II: MLLVIDNYDSFTYNLVQYLGELGQDVVVYRNDEITLARIEDLHPSRIVVSPGPCTPKEAGISVEAIRTFAGKIPILGVCLGHQSLAAAFGGTIIRAPRLMHGKTSMIRHDGRTIYQELPNPFEATRYHSLIVDRLTLPGCFEISAETDEGEIMGIRHKTSGAEGVQFHPESILTTAGKALLRNFLKL, encoded by the coding sequence ATGCTGCTGGTCATCGACAACTACGATTCGTTTACCTACAACCTGGTGCAGTACCTCGGCGAGTTGGGCCAAGACGTCGTCGTCTATCGCAACGATGAGATCACGCTCGCTCGTATTGAAGACCTGCATCCCTCCCGCATCGTCGTTTCTCCCGGCCCCTGCACTCCCAAGGAGGCCGGCATTTCCGTCGAGGCGATCCGCACGTTCGCGGGAAAAATTCCGATTCTCGGCGTCTGCTTGGGGCATCAATCGCTGGCCGCCGCCTTCGGAGGAACCATCATACGCGCTCCGCGCTTGATGCACGGCAAGACCTCGATGATCCGGCACGACGGCCGAACGATTTATCAAGAGTTGCCCAATCCGTTTGAAGCGACTCGGTACCATTCGTTGATCGTCGATCGATTGACGCTTCCCGGCTGTTTCGAGATTTCCGCGGAGACCGACGAGGGAGAGATCATGGGCATTCGCCACAAAACATCGGGTGCCGAAGGGGTGCAGTTTCACCCCGAGTCGATTCTGACGACCGCCGGGAAAGCTTTGCTGAGGAACTTCCTAAAACTGTGA